The sequence AAAGTTGTTAGCCGATCGCCTCACCCGTCTTAATGCGGGTAGCAAGATAGGAGAAGCAGGAGCCGTTATCTTCCAAAGCTACGATCTCGATGGAGATGGTTTTATCACTCGGGAAGAATGGCTCGGTAGCGATGCTGTTTTTGATGCTCTAGATGAAGATCATGACGGTAAAATCTCTCCCGATGAAATGGGTAGCGGTTTAGGCGCTGTTATTCATCTAGCGACTTCAGCTCGATAGTTAAATTAACACTACTCCCCTGTTCTCCCACTTTGGGTGTAACGGGGGAGCACAGACTTATCAACGATGTTCGGTTACTCTTTCACGAATGGGTGGTTCACCATCAGTACCAATTACAAAGGTATTTTCATCGATAATGAAATTTTGCGCCCCGTCGGTTCCCCTAAACAGATTTCCCTCTCGCTGCACGGGAATGATTTGATATCCTGTACCATCATGAAAAGTGATCACCATCTGTAAGCTAGCCTCGCCGAGACAAATAGTTACTAAACGATTTTCTGTTTTAAAAGAGGCTTCTTCTGGACTTAACCCGCACACACTGAATGCTTCTACCGGTTGATGGTAAAAGGGCACTAGAGCGATACCTAAACCCAATAATTTAGCTAATTTCAACAAAGTAATCCCCCAAATCGTTAATATCGAAGATTTTACATTCTATTTTACCTTTTATAGCTACTGTGGCCATATATTCAGGAGAGGTTTGGATTTTGGTTAAAAACCAGTTTTGAGCGGCTTGTGTATCCCCATCAAGGGACAATAATTTTGCTTCTTGACTGGGATCTAATTCTACTTCAATTTTTTCTAAACCCCCTCCTATACCCTCTCCCGTGGCTTTTAATACAGCTTCTTTGCTCGTCCAACCCTGGAAAAAAGCTGGGGATTTGAGAGAGTCGGGACAATTACTAATAAATGCTGCTTCTCGTGGCGAAAAGAATCTCTGAGCAATTTTCTCTGCCTCGGGAAAAGGACGCAGGTATTCTAAGTCAATACCAATAGGTTTGTCTAGGGTTAGAGCGTATAAAATTAACTCGTGAGAATGAGAAAGATTAAATTGTAAATTACTTTCTAGAAATTGGTGCGCTAAATAGGGTTTACCCTTTGGAGTATAGTTAAACTCTATCTCTTGGGGTTTGAGTTGTAAATATCTACTTAAAATAATTCTTAAATAACCGCGACCGGTGATAAAAGCGTTTCTGTGTCTCTCAAACTGAAAATCTGCTGCTTTTTTTCGTTCAACAGGATTTAATAAGTGCCAAAGCTGTTGAATTTGTGTGGGTATCTGCTGAACTTGGGCGCACCAAATATGTGCCTGAGGGGGAGTTAGCATGAAAGAAATGCGTTCAGTTCCTCAAGATAAATTTTGGGATCTTCAAGCATGGGGAAGTGAGCTGTTTCGGGTATTTCCACGTATTTAATTTTCTCATTCAGTTGAGCCGCTTGACGTCCCAAACTAGCGGGAATAATAATATCTTTTGCTCCTGAGATTAGGAGGGTGGGTACCTGTAACTGGGCAAATTTTTGCGGCATTACGATTACCGCTTTAGCACTGACAGAGGTGTAGATCGTGCCGAGAGCGGCTTGAGCATCGGCTGTTACGAAGTCTTCTAAAAAAGCGCGGCGTTCTGCAGCTGGGATGGAACGGTGTAAAAATCTCGCCATAAAGAGGCGATCAAGTCCGGGAATTTTGGTGAACCAGGGGTAACGGAATTTAACTACGTAGCCACCAAAAAAATAGAAGGTTTCAAAAGCCAGTTTATTGTATTCAAAGATCCCATTACAAGTTAGGATCAGCTTTTCAAGGCGTTGGGGGTAAGCACTAGCGAAGAAAACAGCGATAGAAGCGCCCATAGAGTGGCCGTTAAGATAAACTCGATCTAGATCTAAATTGTCTAGTAATTCCCGCAGGTTTTCGGCGTAGGTTTCTAGTTCATAGTCCGCGTTTAAACCTGGTTGAGAGCGTCCAAAACCTTGCAAGTCATAGAGTAAACAGTCGAAGCGATCGCACAGAGTTTGAGCTGTGGTGCGCCAATAGCGGCAGGAGCCGCCCCAGCCATGGGCAAATACCATCACTGGTTTAGATCTGCTCCTAGCTTCGCTCGTAATCCACTCGTAGTAGTGAATCTGTTCAGTCATCAAAAATTTGGGTTTGAAATCCCGTCCAAAGAGCGAAGCCTAGGACGGCTTTACATTCTCTAGTAACTAACAATTAAACCAGTAGAACGTCGAATTAATGTCAATTTACTAGAGCTTATCTGTCCTAACCGTCTCCAGTTAGCATCGCTGACAGATACTTGTTTTTCTGTTTGTCCGCTGACAAAACCAATCCCTTTTGGAGAATTAACCAAGTCGCCTTTTCTCAAACCGAATTTTGTAGTAGTTCCCCCAT is a genomic window of Gloeocapsa sp. PCC 73106 containing:
- a CDS encoding 4'-phosphopantetheinyl transferase superfamily protein, which encodes MLTPPQAHIWCAQVQQIPTQIQQLWHLLNPVERKKAADFQFERHRNAFITGRGYLRIILSRYLQLKPQEIEFNYTPKGKPYLAHQFLESNLQFNLSHSHELILYALTLDKPIGIDLEYLRPFPEAEKIAQRFFSPREAAFISNCPDSLKSPAFFQGWTSKEAVLKATGEGIGGGLEKIEVELDPSQEAKLLSLDGDTQAAQNWFLTKIQTSPEYMATVAIKGKIECKIFDINDLGDYFVEIS
- a CDS encoding alpha/beta fold hydrolase, with protein sequence MTEQIHYYEWITSEARSRSKPVMVFAHGWGGSCRYWRTTAQTLCDRFDCLLYDLQGFGRSQPGLNADYELETYAENLRELLDNLDLDRVYLNGHSMGASIAVFFASAYPQRLEKLILTCNGIFEYNKLAFETFYFFGGYVVKFRYPWFTKIPGLDRLFMARFLHRSIPAAERRAFLEDFVTADAQAALGTIYTSVSAKAVIVMPQKFAQLQVPTLLISGAKDIIIPASLGRQAAQLNEKIKYVEIPETAHFPMLEDPKIYLEELNAFLSC